One genomic region from Prevotella sp. Rep29 encodes:
- a CDS encoding GYF domain-containing protein: MKYYIAVNNERQGPFTTEELAQKGITADTLVWTENMVDWQPAGSLDELRPFIRQAQAVPSQVSAPKKKKKSGCMITLLIALIVLALAVGAAALTNPSKETHQKELSGILSEAIKETLKTKNTSGFELDAVYDKVVPRIIENVSNELLDYNNYFVFSTCNLKTDENKRATIGAFGKVYTADKDEVKKVLMDALKNMESLGENLSNFGV; encoded by the coding sequence ATGAAATATTACATCGCAGTGAACAACGAACGCCAGGGACCTTTCACCACAGAGGAACTGGCTCAGAAAGGCATCACCGCCGACACGCTTGTGTGGACTGAAAACATGGTTGACTGGCAACCGGCAGGTTCGCTCGACGAGTTGCGCCCCTTCATCAGGCAAGCACAGGCAGTGCCGTCACAGGTTTCTGCTCCCAAGAAGAAAAAGAAATCGGGTTGCATGATTACGCTCCTCATCGCACTGATAGTGCTCGCACTGGCTGTCGGCGCGGCAGCACTGACCAATCCCTCGAAGGAAACGCATCAAAAGGAACTGTCGGGCATTCTGAGTGAGGCTATCAAAGAGACACTCAAGACCAAAAACACATCTGGCTTTGAACTTGACGCTGTTTACGACAAGGTCGTGCCGAGAATCATTGAGAACGTCTCCAACGAACTGCTGGACTACAACAATTATTTCGTATTCTCCACCTGCAACCTCAAGACCGACGAGAACAAGCGCGCCACAATCGGTGCCTTCGGAAAGGTTTACACCGCCGATAAAGACGAAGTGAAGAAAGTGCTTATGGACGCTCTGAAGAATATGGAATCGCTCGGAGAAAACCTCTCGAACTTCGGCGTTTGA
- the ffh gene encoding signal recognition particle protein produces MFENLSDRLERSFKILKGEGKITEINVAETLKDVRRALVDADVNYKVARDFTDRVKEKALGMNVLTAVKPGQLMVKLVHDELAQLMGGEAVGLKLENRPAIILMSGLQGSGKTTFSGKLANMLKTKQHKKPMLVACDVYRPAAIEQLKVVAAQIDVPVYSEEGNKNVVEIAQHAIQEAKAKANDIVIIDTAGRLAIDEEMMNEIETLKKAVNPDETLFVVDSMTGQDAVNTAKEFNNRLDFDGVILTKLDGDTRGGAALSIRTVVTKPIKFVGTGEKMEAIDVFHPERMADRILGMGDIVSLVERAQEQYDEEEAKRLEKKIKKNQFDFEDFLKQIQQIKKMGSLKDLAAMIPGVGKSIKDLDIDDNAFKGIEAIIQSMTPHERSHPEVLNQSRKMRIAKGSGTDIQEVNRLIKQFDQTRKMMKMVAGGSKMNMMKNMMNMKGGMPRM; encoded by the coding sequence ATGTTTGAGAACTTAAGTGACAGACTGGAGCGCTCCTTTAAAATACTTAAGGGAGAAGGAAAGATTACTGAGATAAATGTAGCCGAGACGCTGAAGGACGTGCGTCGGGCGTTGGTGGATGCCGACGTCAACTACAAAGTGGCGCGCGACTTTACCGACCGGGTGAAGGAGAAGGCGCTGGGAATGAACGTGCTGACGGCTGTGAAGCCGGGACAGCTGATGGTGAAACTCGTTCATGACGAGCTTGCCCAGCTGATGGGTGGCGAAGCCGTCGGACTGAAATTGGAGAACCGCCCCGCCATCATCCTGATGTCGGGTCTGCAAGGTTCAGGTAAGACGACATTCTCAGGCAAGCTTGCCAACATGCTCAAGACCAAGCAGCACAAGAAGCCGATGCTCGTGGCGTGTGACGTGTATCGCCCGGCAGCCATCGAGCAGCTGAAAGTGGTGGCAGCGCAAATAGATGTGCCCGTCTATTCGGAAGAAGGAAACAAGAATGTTGTCGAGATAGCCCAGCACGCCATTCAGGAAGCAAAAGCGAAAGCCAACGACATCGTCATCATCGACACTGCCGGACGTCTGGCGATTGACGAGGAGATGATGAACGAGATAGAGACGCTGAAAAAGGCAGTCAATCCCGACGAAACACTGTTCGTGGTCGATTCCATGACCGGACAGGATGCGGTGAATACCGCCAAGGAATTCAACAACCGGCTGGATTTTGACGGCGTCATCCTGACAAAGCTTGACGGCGACACGCGAGGCGGAGCAGCCCTGTCTATCCGCACCGTGGTGACGAAACCCATCAAGTTTGTGGGTACGGGCGAGAAGATGGAAGCCATCGACGTGTTCCATCCCGAACGAATGGCAGACCGAATCCTTGGAATGGGCGACATCGTCTCACTCGTGGAGCGTGCCCAGGAGCAGTACGATGAGGAAGAGGCAAAGCGGCTGGAGAAGAAAATCAAGAAAAACCAGTTTGACTTTGAAGACTTCCTGAAGCAGATTCAGCAAATCAAGAAGATGGGAAGTCTGAAAGACCTGGCAGCGATGATTCCCGGCGTGGGGAAATCCATCAAGGACCTGGACATCGATGACAATGCGTTCAAGGGCATTGAAGCCATCATTCAGAGCATGACACCGCACGAGCGCTCGCATCCCGAGGTGCTCAACCAAAGCCGGAAAATGCGCATCGCCAAAGGCTCGGGGACTGATATCCAGGAAGTGAACCGACTGATTAAGCAGTTCGACCAGACCCGGAAAATGATGAAGATGGTTGCCGGCGGCTCGAAAATGAATATGATGAAAAACATGATGAACATGAAAGGCGGAATGCCGAGAATGTAA
- the folD gene encoding bifunctional methylenetetrahydrofolate dehydrogenase/methenyltetrahydrofolate cyclohydrolase FolD, with protein MELIDGKATAAAIKAEISEEVNNIVAAGGKRPHLAAILVGHDGGSESYMKNKVIACEACGFKSSLIRFEEDVTEDELLAKVNELNEDDDVDGFIVQLPLPKHIDEQKVIMAIDYRKDVDGFHPVNVGRMAIGLPCFISATPLGIITLLKRWGIETSGKKCVILGRSNIVGKPMAQLMMQKNYGDATVTVCHSHSKTLKEECRQADIIIAAIGQPDFVTADMVKEGAVVIDVGTTRVPDATRKSGFRLNGDVKFDEVAEKCSYITPVPGGVGPMTICSLMKNTLAAGRKEFYG; from the coding sequence ATGGAACTGATTGACGGAAAAGCAACAGCAGCAGCCATCAAGGCTGAAATCTCTGAGGAGGTGAACAACATCGTGGCAGCAGGCGGCAAGCGCCCGCACCTCGCAGCCATCCTGGTGGGACACGACGGCGGCTCAGAGTCATATATGAAAAATAAGGTAATCGCGTGCGAGGCATGTGGGTTCAAGTCATCGCTCATCCGCTTCGAGGAAGACGTGACCGAAGACGAACTGCTGGCAAAGGTGAACGAACTGAACGAGGATGACGACGTGGACGGATTTATCGTGCAGTTGCCGCTGCCTAAGCATATTGACGAGCAGAAAGTCATCATGGCAATCGACTATCGGAAAGACGTGGATGGATTCCATCCCGTCAATGTAGGGCGAATGGCAATCGGACTCCCTTGTTTCATCTCGGCGACACCGCTCGGCATCATCACCCTTCTGAAGAGATGGGGAATAGAGACGTCGGGAAAGAAATGCGTGATACTCGGACGTTCCAATATCGTAGGAAAGCCGATGGCACAGCTGATGATGCAGAAAAACTACGGCGATGCCACGGTGACGGTTTGCCACAGCCATTCAAAAACGCTCAAGGAAGAGTGCCGGCAGGCAGATATCATCATCGCCGCGATAGGACAACCTGATTTTGTGACAGCAGATATGGTCAAGGAAGGTGCCGTCGTGATTGACGTGGGAACGACCCGCGTGCCGGATGCAACCCGCAAGAGCGGCTTCAGGCTTAATGGCGACGTGAAGTTTGACGAAGTGGCAGAGAAATGCTCATACATCACCCCCGTCCCCGGAGGCGTCGGACCGATGACCATCTGTTCACTGATGAAGAATACGCTCGCAGCAGGCAGAAAGGAGTTCTACGGATGA
- a CDS encoding tetratricopeptide repeat protein yields the protein MTAEEYYIKGNEYRQKGNYQEALNHYRAAIELDADSPAVHAKEMLESIMNYYCKDFYNP from the coding sequence ATGACGGCAGAAGAATATTATATCAAAGGAAACGAGTATCGCCAGAAAGGAAACTATCAAGAGGCGCTGAACCACTATCGGGCAGCGATAGAACTCGATGCGGACAGTCCGGCGGTGCACGCCAAGGAGATGCTCGAGAGCATCATGAACTACTATTGCAAAGATTTTTATAACCCTTAA
- a CDS encoding ferredoxin family protein: protein MSKIKGAIVVNTDRCKGCSLCVVACPQDVIALANKVNVHGYPYVEPVKQEACVGCASCAIVCPDGCITVYRKKMED from the coding sequence ATGAGTAAAATTAAAGGAGCCATTGTGGTAAACACAGACAGGTGTAAAGGATGCTCGCTCTGCGTCGTTGCTTGCCCTCAGGATGTTATTGCCCTGGCAAACAAGGTGAACGTTCACGGTTATCCGTACGTTGAACCAGTCAAACAAGAGGCTTGTGTGGGATGTGCATCATGCGCGATTGTATGTCCCGACGGCTGTATCACGGTTTATCGTAAAAAAATGGAGGACTAA
- a CDS encoding 3-methyl-2-oxobutanoate dehydrogenase subunit VorB yields the protein MAEQEVKLMKGNEAIAHAAIRCGCDGYFGYPITPQSEVLETLAELKPWETTGMVVLQAESETSSINMIYGAAGAGKRAFTSSSSPGIALMQEGIAYMAGAELPGVFVNVQRGGPGLGTIQPSQGDYFQATRGGGNGDYYVITLCPNSVQEMADFMDLAFELAFKYRNPAMILSDGVIGQMMEKVILPPQKPRRTEEEIKKECPWATFGRTKDREPNIITSLELQSEVMEQRNIHLQKKYQMIRENEVRYETQNCEDADYIIVSFGSAARIAEKAIENARAEGIKVGLFRPITVWPFPTKEIAAMAHGKKGVLVAEINAGQMVEDVRLAINGEVPVEHFGRLGGMVPDPEEIVNALKTKLMK from the coding sequence ATGGCAGAACAAGAAGTAAAATTGATGAAAGGCAACGAAGCGATAGCTCACGCTGCCATCAGATGCGGTTGCGACGGATATTTCGGTTACCCGATTACACCGCAAAGTGAAGTATTGGAAACACTCGCAGAGCTGAAGCCTTGGGAGACGACGGGAATGGTTGTGCTCCAGGCAGAGAGCGAGACGTCTTCCATCAACATGATTTATGGTGCTGCAGGTGCAGGTAAGCGTGCTTTCACCTCTTCATCAAGTCCCGGTATCGCATTGATGCAGGAAGGTATCGCCTACATGGCAGGTGCAGAATTGCCCGGCGTGTTCGTGAATGTACAGCGTGGCGGTCCCGGTCTGGGAACCATCCAGCCCTCACAGGGTGACTACTTCCAGGCAACCCGTGGCGGTGGTAACGGCGACTACTATGTGATAACCCTCTGCCCGAACTCCGTTCAGGAAATGGCAGACTTCATGGATCTTGCCTTCGAACTTGCCTTCAAGTATCGCAACCCGGCAATGATTCTCTCAGACGGAGTCATCGGACAGATGATGGAAAAAGTGATTCTGCCTCCGCAAAAACCTCGTCGTACCGAAGAAGAAATCAAGAAGGAATGCCCGTGGGCAACATTCGGACGCACAAAAGACCGCGAGCCGAACATCATCACCTCTCTTGAACTTCAGTCAGAGGTAATGGAACAGCGCAACATCCATCTCCAGAAAAAATATCAGATGATTCGTGAGAACGAAGTTCGCTATGAAACTCAGAACTGCGAAGACGCTGATTACATCATCGTTTCCTTCGGAAGTGCAGCGCGTATTGCAGAAAAAGCTATCGAAAACGCCCGTGCAGAAGGTATCAAGGTCGGTTTGTTCCGTCCGATTACCGTATGGCCGTTCCCGACAAAGGAAATTGCTGCGATGGCACACGGAAAGAAGGGTGTGCTCGTTGCTGAAATCAATGCCGGACAGATGGTGGAGGACGTGCGTCTTGCCATCAACGGTGAAGTACCTGTTGAGCATTTTGGTCGTCTGGGCGGTATGGTGCCAGACCCCGAAGAGATTGTTAATGCATTGAAAACTAAATTGATGAAGTAA
- a CDS encoding thiamine pyrophosphate-dependent enzyme — protein MEENKIIAPENLVYKKPTLMNDVPMHYCPGCSHGVVHKLVAEVIEEMGMEDKSVGVSPVGCSVFAYRYIDIDWQEAAHGRAPAVATAIKRLWPDRLVFTYQGDGDLACIGTAESIHALNRGENIVIIFINNAIYGMTGGQMAPTTLLGQKTATCPYGRQADLHGYPLKITEMAAQMEGTCFVTRQSVESVASIRKAKKALRKAFEASMAGKGSSLVEFVSTCNSGWKLTPVKANEWMKENMFPFYEKSDLKDTTGM, from the coding sequence ATGGAAGAGAACAAAATCATAGCACCGGAGAATCTGGTGTACAAGAAGCCGACGCTCATGAACGACGTTCCCATGCACTATTGCCCGGGATGCTCACACGGAGTCGTACATAAGTTGGTAGCGGAAGTAATTGAAGAAATGGGCATGGAAGACAAGTCTGTCGGCGTATCGCCGGTAGGATGCTCGGTATTTGCCTATCGTTATATTGACATCGACTGGCAGGAAGCTGCCCACGGTCGTGCTCCCGCTGTTGCTACAGCTATTAAGCGTCTCTGGCCAGACCGCCTCGTGTTTACCTATCAGGGCGATGGTGACCTCGCATGTATCGGTACGGCAGAGTCTATCCACGCACTCAACCGTGGCGAGAACATCGTCATCATCTTCATCAACAATGCCATCTATGGAATGACAGGTGGACAGATGGCTCCGACCACACTGCTCGGACAGAAGACCGCAACTTGTCCTTACGGTCGTCAGGCAGACTTGCACGGATACCCATTGAAGATTACCGAAATGGCAGCACAGATGGAGGGTACATGCTTCGTTACACGCCAGAGCGTGGAGAGCGTAGCTTCTATCCGCAAGGCAAAGAAGGCGCTTCGCAAAGCTTTCGAAGCCTCTATGGCAGGAAAAGGCTCAAGTCTCGTGGAATTTGTAAGCACTTGTAACAGTGGTTGGAAACTTACTCCTGTGAAAGCCAATGAATGGATGAAGGAGAATATGTTCCCCTTCTATGAGAAGAGTGACCTCAAAGACACAACGGGTATGTAA
- a CDS encoding 2-oxoacid:acceptor oxidoreductase family protein yields the protein MKKEIIISGFGGQGVLSMGKILAYSGLMEDKEVTWMPAYGPEQRGGTCNVTVIVSDDRVSSPILSKYDVAIVLNQPSLDKFESKVKPGGVLIYDSNGIINPPTRKDIEVYRISATDKAVEMKNTKVFNMIVLGGLLKVCPVVTLNGLEKALYKTLPERHHGLIPLNMDAVAEGQKIMEKQ from the coding sequence ATGAAAAAAGAAATAATTATTTCAGGATTCGGTGGTCAGGGTGTGCTCTCTATGGGTAAGATTCTGGCTTATTCCGGACTGATGGAAGATAAAGAAGTGACATGGATGCCGGCATATGGACCGGAGCAGCGAGGCGGAACTTGCAATGTGACAGTCATCGTGAGTGACGACCGCGTGTCATCGCCCATCCTCAGTAAGTATGATGTAGCCATCGTGCTCAACCAGCCTTCACTTGACAAGTTCGAGTCGAAGGTGAAGCCCGGCGGTGTACTGATTTACGACAGCAACGGTATCATCAATCCTCCTACACGGAAAGATATCGAGGTTTATCGCATCAGCGCAACCGACAAGGCTGTGGAGATGAAGAATACGAAGGTGTTCAACATGATCGTGCTCGGCGGACTGCTGAAAGTCTGCCCTGTAGTGACACTCAACGGTTTGGAGAAAGCGCTCTACAAGACGCTTCCCGAGCGCCATCACGGCTTGATTCCTCTCAATATGGATGCCGTGGCAGAGGGTCAGAAGATTATGGAAAAGCAATAA
- a CDS encoding prolyl oligopeptidase family serine peptidase: protein MILSDMKLKIFALLLFALPASAQKKPLDHTVYDSWQKVDTTIISPTGNYIAYIVSPQEGDGNLSIRSRQGKTIEIPRGYRLTLTPDEQYALCLIKPFFKDTRQAKIKKKKAFEMPKDTLAVITLATGEVKKYAHVSSYKIGKKASDGFAFLSSDTALIPKKQRDKKDIGRPLIVCRFSTEDRDTFKHVANYAFDKYGKTLALMTQPKKDSSAVVVVDMKSRHVNTLKDNYRFHTQPVFNEEGTQLLYLVANDTLSSGSKHCELYTFSLPKSSKDFMSAKARRLISLSDFGNLPKGWGLNEYSTPYFSHDGKRIFAGVAQELAPKDTTLVPFETAGLDVWRWDAPELPPMMNVNLRRDQRRTNLAVYNASSNQMIPLTLSKYDQIRLLNRGNTGYALSIDQTRTVVETQWNGQNEETLSLVSLDNGSRRAIATGAFSRASASPDGKYIVWFDLREQQWMIYDVAAGHTRNLTAALGVNFWDEDDDHPLMPDPYGIAGWTKGDREVMVYDRYDIWKIPANGKGKAVCLTAGEGRKTNRVFRYENKKYDEEARFIAPSENMLLRVFDRTTKENGYAMVNAATAAVPRMLTLDGHTYSQVRRAEKADAYIYCKGNFEKPMDVYETTDRFATQEKLTAINPQQKDYNWGTAELYHWTAYDGTPLEGILYKPEDFDPNKKYPVMIYFYERRSESLYSYVAPQPSWSTVNLAFYCSRGYIVFVPDILYKKDGLPGEAAYNCICSGAESLKNQYSWIDGDNMAIQGQSWGGYQVAYLITRTNMFKAAGAGAPVSNMTSAYGGIRWESGMSRQFQYEQTQSRIGKNLWEAPDLYLRNSCLFTLPNVQTPVLIMHNDADGAVPWYQGIEMFMGLRRLGKPAWMLQYNNEAHNLKERRNRKDLSVRLQQFFDHYLKGAPCPAWMKDGIPSLRKGQYFGFEEASE, encoded by the coding sequence ATGATTCTATCTGATATGAAACTGAAGATTTTTGCCTTGCTGTTGTTCGCACTCCCTGCAAGTGCGCAGAAAAAGCCGCTCGACCATACGGTCTATGACAGTTGGCAGAAGGTGGACACAACCATCATTTCCCCCACCGGAAACTATATCGCCTATATCGTCAGTCCGCAAGAGGGCGACGGAAACCTGTCGATTCGTTCGCGTCAGGGAAAGACAATCGAAATTCCACGCGGCTATCGGCTCACGCTTACGCCCGATGAGCAGTATGCCCTTTGTTTGATAAAACCATTCTTTAAAGACACCCGACAGGCGAAGATAAAGAAGAAAAAGGCTTTCGAGATGCCGAAAGATACGTTGGCTGTCATCACGCTCGCTACGGGAGAAGTGAAAAAATATGCCCATGTGTCTTCCTATAAGATAGGTAAGAAAGCATCTGACGGCTTTGCGTTCCTTTCGTCCGACACAGCATTGATTCCGAAAAAGCAACGCGACAAGAAAGATATCGGTCGTCCGCTCATCGTGTGCCGTTTCTCAACGGAAGATAGAGATACCTTCAAGCATGTGGCGAACTATGCATTTGATAAGTATGGAAAGACTTTGGCACTGATGACACAACCGAAGAAAGACAGTTCGGCGGTGGTTGTTGTTGACATGAAGAGCCGTCACGTGAATACACTGAAAGACAATTATCGTTTCCATACACAGCCGGTATTCAATGAGGAGGGAACACAATTGTTGTATCTCGTGGCGAACGATACGCTGAGCTCAGGCTCTAAGCATTGTGAATTATACACATTCTCGCTGCCGAAATCATCAAAGGATTTTATGTCGGCAAAAGCCCGTCGACTGATTTCCCTCTCTGATTTCGGAAATCTGCCTAAGGGATGGGGACTGAATGAGTATAGCACACCTTATTTCAGCCACGACGGGAAGCGCATATTTGCCGGCGTAGCACAAGAACTGGCACCGAAAGACACCACGCTGGTACCTTTCGAGACTGCCGGACTGGATGTGTGGCGATGGGATGCCCCGGAACTGCCTCCAATGATGAATGTGAACCTGAGACGGGATCAGCGCCGTACCAATCTGGCAGTGTATAACGCGTCTTCCAATCAGATGATACCACTCACGCTGTCGAAATATGATCAGATTCGGTTGTTGAACCGTGGTAATACAGGTTATGCCTTGTCGATAGACCAGACCCGGACGGTGGTTGAAACGCAATGGAACGGACAGAACGAGGAGACGCTGTCTCTCGTCAGTCTGGATAATGGCAGCCGTCGGGCAATAGCTACAGGAGCGTTCTCCAGAGCGTCCGCATCACCCGACGGAAAATATATCGTCTGGTTCGACCTGCGTGAACAGCAGTGGATGATTTATGATGTGGCGGCTGGTCATACCAGAAATCTGACAGCAGCATTAGGCGTGAACTTCTGGGACGAGGACGATGACCATCCTTTGATGCCCGATCCTTACGGTATTGCGGGATGGACGAAAGGCGACCGTGAAGTGATGGTTTACGACCGCTATGATATTTGGAAGATTCCCGCTAACGGAAAGGGAAAGGCTGTTTGTCTGACCGCCGGTGAAGGACGAAAGACCAATCGCGTATTCCGTTATGAAAATAAGAAATATGACGAGGAGGCACGCTTCATTGCTCCGTCTGAGAATATGTTGTTGAGAGTGTTCGACCGCACGACCAAGGAGAATGGCTATGCGATGGTCAATGCCGCCACCGCAGCCGTACCACGGATGCTGACACTTGACGGACATACTTATTCGCAAGTGCGTCGTGCCGAGAAGGCTGATGCCTATATCTATTGCAAAGGCAATTTTGAAAAGCCGATGGATGTGTATGAGACGACCGACCGCTTTGCTACTCAGGAGAAGCTGACAGCCATCAATCCGCAGCAGAAAGACTATAACTGGGGAACGGCGGAGTTGTATCATTGGACCGCCTATGACGGAACTCCTTTGGAGGGCATCTTGTATAAGCCCGAGGATTTTGACCCGAACAAGAAATATCCGGTGATGATTTATTTCTATGAACGGCGTTCGGAAAGTCTGTATAGTTACGTGGCGCCGCAGCCAAGCTGGTCAACGGTCAACCTCGCGTTCTATTGCAGCCGTGGCTATATCGTGTTCGTACCCGATATCCTGTATAAGAAAGACGGTCTTCCCGGCGAGGCTGCCTACAACTGTATCTGCAGTGGCGCGGAGTCGCTCAAGAACCAATATTCTTGGATTGATGGCGACAATATGGCAATACAAGGGCAGTCGTGGGGTGGCTATCAGGTGGCTTACCTCATCACGCGTACCAATATGTTCAAGGCAGCGGGTGCCGGCGCTCCGGTTTCGAACATGACCAGTGCTTATGGCGGTATCCGTTGGGAGAGTGGTATGAGTCGGCAGTTCCAGTATGAGCAGACACAAAGCCGCATCGGAAAGAACCTCTGGGAAGCGCCAGACCTTTACCTGCGCAATTCCTGCTTGTTCACCCTGCCCAATGTGCAGACACCGGTGCTGATTATGCATAATGATGCCGACGGTGCCGTGCCTTGGTATCAGGGAATAGAGATGTTCATGGGACTCCGACGGTTGGGTAAGCCGGCGTGGATGCTTCAATACAACAACGAGGCTCATAACCTGAAGGAGCGTCGCAATCGCAAGGACCTTTCCGTTCGTCTGCAGCAGTTCTTCGACCATTATCTGAAAGGAGCTCCGTGCCCGGCATGGATGAAGGATGGTATTCCGTCGCTCCGCAAAGGACAGTATTTCGGTTTTGAAGAGGCTTCAGAGTAA
- the cobC gene encoding alpha-ribazole phosphatase, which translates to MEIILIRHTRVGVEKGTCYGWSDVPLADTFETEALATKRQLETFGTFDAVFSSPLSRARKLADFCGYPDARLDDRLKEMNMGDWEMQKYEEITDPYIQEWYKDYLHLPTPHGESFPMIYQRVSQFLDELKRQPFRRVAIFAHGGVLICAGIYGGLFPKDSCFNHLTDYGGIERIEI; encoded by the coding sequence ATGGAAATCATACTCATCAGACATACCCGTGTAGGGGTAGAAAAAGGCACCTGCTACGGCTGGAGCGACGTGCCGTTAGCCGACACATTTGAAACCGAAGCCCTTGCCACGAAACGGCAGTTGGAGACGTTCGGCACTTTCGACGCCGTATTCTCCTCACCACTGAGTCGTGCACGCAAGTTGGCTGACTTCTGTGGCTATCCGGATGCCAGGCTCGACGACCGCCTGAAAGAGATGAACATGGGCGATTGGGAGATGCAGAAGTATGAGGAAATCACCGACCCGTACATCCAGGAATGGTACAAGGACTACCTCCATCTGCCCACTCCGCACGGAGAAAGTTTTCCGATGATATATCAACGAGTGAGCCAGTTCCTCGACGAACTCAAGCGGCAGCCTTTCAGACGCGTAGCCATCTTTGCCCATGGAGGCGTGCTCATCTGCGCCGGCATCTACGGCGGACTGTTTCCCAAGGACAGTTGCTTCAATCACCTGACCGACTATGGCGGCATAGAACGCATCGAAATCTGA
- the cobS gene encoding adenosylcobinamide-GDP ribazoletransferase: MRISLNTSKWWQNAWAALLFFTRLPLWRIYQPPKDSYKAVVEFWPLVGWLTGGAMAATLYFGSMLFPYPIAVLLTILLRLLLTGALHEDGLADFCDGFGGGKDRQRILDIMKDSHIGTYGVIGLIVYFALLFTALVSLSPKMAALTILAADPFAKMVAGQIVQMMPYARTEESAKANVVYRKITLSSAIVLAFQGLLPLVPFMYSFGADIRWEYIIFIPCLTMYGLYLLIWHRLRGYTGDCCGALCLLIELTFYIVVATVSFQG; encoded by the coding sequence AACGCCTGGGCAGCATTGCTGTTTTTCACGCGACTTCCCCTTTGGCGCATCTACCAACCGCCCAAAGACAGTTATAAGGCTGTCGTGGAGTTCTGGCCACTGGTGGGCTGGCTCACGGGCGGTGCCATGGCTGCGACCCTCTATTTCGGCAGTATGCTGTTCCCCTATCCTATCGCCGTTTTGCTCACCATCCTGCTGCGACTGCTGCTGACGGGCGCCCTGCACGAAGACGGACTGGCAGATTTCTGCGACGGCTTCGGCGGAGGAAAGGACCGACAACGCATCCTCGACATCATGAAAGACTCCCACATCGGGACTTACGGGGTCATCGGACTCATCGTATATTTCGCCCTGCTCTTCACGGCACTTGTCAGCCTGTCGCCGAAGATGGCAGCCCTGACCATCCTTGCTGCCGACCCGTTCGCCAAGATGGTTGCCGGACAGATTGTGCAGATGATGCCCTATGCACGGACGGAAGAAAGCGCAAAAGCAAACGTCGTCTATCGAAAAATCACGCTCTCTTCAGCCATCGTACTGGCTTTTCAGGGCTTGCTGCCACTCGTTCCTTTCATGTATAGCTTCGGAGCCGATATCCGATGGGAATATATCATCTTCATCCCCTGCCTGACAATGTACGGACTCTACCTGCTCATCTGGCACCGGCTGCGCGGATATACGGGCGACTGCTGCGGCGCATTGTGCCTGCTGATTGAGCTGACGTTTTACATCGTTGTCGCAACGGTCAGTTTTCAAGGATAA